A stretch of Orientia tsutsugamushi DNA encodes these proteins:
- the rnc gene encoding ribonuclease III yields MRDTNNERNKLYKVDYTKLDALQSEIGYNFNSIDLLIEALTHPSINQYGYTKNYQRLEFLGDVILNLVISETLFKNFSHYNEGKLAKSRAFLVCNESICLIAQKINLHKYIIMTANEEKCGGRSNKNNIENTMEAVIGAVYLDGGIHVIKDIVNSLWKVLIKDHELYLIADPKSALQEWSQSKNFGIPTYTLSSKTGQSHSPLFEVMVKVGRLEPQYGKGTTIKTAQKNAAQLMLSTVFANSKLEA; encoded by the coding sequence ATGAGAGATACTAATAATGAACGCAATAAACTATATAAAGTTGATTATACTAAACTAGATGCCTTACAGTCTGAAATTGGCTATAATTTTAATAGTATTGATTTGTTAATTGAAGCATTAACTCATCCTTCTATTAATCAATATGGATATACTAAAAATTATCAAAGGTTGGAGTTCTTAGGTGATGTAATACTTAATCTTGTAATCTCAGAAACGTTATTTAAAAATTTTAGTCACTATAACGAAGGGAAATTAGCTAAAAGTAGAGCCTTTTTAGTATGCAATGAGTCAATTTGCTTAATTGCTCAGAAAATTAATTTGCATAAATATATCATAATGACTGCAAATGAGGAAAAATGCGGAGGAAGAAGTAATAAAAACAATATTGAAAATACAATGGAAGCTGTTATTGGTGCTGTTTATCTAGATGGTGGTATTCACGTTATAAAAGACATTGTAAATTCATTATGGAAGGTATTAATCAAAGATCATGAATTATATTTAATTGCTGATCCAAAAAGCGCTTTACAAGAATGGTCTCAAAGTAAAAATTTTGGTATTCCAACTTATACACTATCATCTAAAACTGGACAGTCTCATAGTCCTTTATTTGAAGTGATGGTTAAAGTTGGAAGATTAGAACCTCAATATGGTAAAGGTACAACAATTAAAACAGCTCAAAAAAACGCAGCACAACTTATGTTATCTACTGTTTTTGCAAATTCAAAACTTGAAGCATAG
- a CDS encoding recombinase family protein: protein MKGAKHDRGKGQIIIDQQLALLVRKIFEEYATGAYTISALVKLTHKWGLTNSRGNQGYLCLSHLHSLMQNPFYYAVMRVQKTGKEYLHIHPPIISKELFDKCREVRLGWNKKTIT from the coding sequence ATGAAAGGTGCTAAGCACGACCGTGGTAAGGGGCAAATTATTATTGACCAACAGCTAGCTCTTTTGGTTAGAAAAATATTCGAGGAATATGCTACAGGTGCTTATACCATTAGTGCACTTGTAAAACTTACACATAAATGGGGATTGACTAATTCACGAGGCAACCAAGGCTATTTGTGTTTATCTCATTTGCACAGTCTTATGCAAAATCCTTTTTATTATGCGGTCATGAGAGTGCAAAAAACAGGAAAAGAGTATCTTCATATTCATCCACCTATTATTAGTAAAGAATTATTTGATAAATGTCGGGAGGTACGTTTGGGTTGGAATAAAAAAACCATAACTTGA
- a CDS encoding autotransporter outer membrane beta-barrel domain-containing protein, which produces MKNSRKISLIFFTTLFTISNITITQTADNDPSASSSSSGVFTGSGASQSNNATESSNDNQGDTGSGATNNPSNPIEGASGTSPATGASNATGDSDATGNKEADGDDSVTDSGASQSNNATKGSNDDQGDTSGGTASNPSNPSNPIEGASGTSPATGASDATGVTETTGGSATGGEVTDGKKPKKSPFKKLKEFGSTLSLSGNTKPEEPSEGATGEKGSSTSTFKRIRKQLASSTLSLSSTTHEESKPPIVLSDPTNKSVEINPNKGSGVQKVIVKQPEVAFEKMEGKNDSIEINVETDTKVTVKGDDGSKIKLVNLNLSNSELIINNTTYSNSDLKPTSPITSSVSMPNLSDTDVSSSSSPPTRRSSSIIQPTGPQPFDLSFFSSTTHGGKTEATDRSIFTGFGSFVTRSPTTLSSDLKICGNIDVDKPLQLVTVTPVMLKTLTVERSKLIPKKSGVLKLKSNLMANIEGEGATIITSGSSFSISFNKFGTQNNPIPVQVDGVLELQAELPPSDSNEVNMHASITSKKQSVSEVHFLHSPNSNLTRYNVHGCIGTPDSIVEKVVLNGPTMLNVTGNVYVDKMKLKSSNRVSHGDSEPHGGIVLNGEMYSRLVEPSIPNYGKITIHGNPSTKYDSNNYKSIFYGNIGTDKNKVSRIEFAEHLNNPNGIRPHTELFVSYDKSTNKSTIFCSDIIFSHPEDTVNILGNTDIKGNIGTKGNSGGRIIVRNNGTLTHSGGDIGNNKTSGSNLLQAIHLCEGASFISKHDSNIIPHTCNIKEITLDKNSNIELNSNADWKTDIIPKGTGAKLTMSQGSYSGNIGNQANPMESVTLLPKSKRPSLIEVEGSVYTHQCSISDKSSAKGEVKLLGDYTITAQTNEENGGISIGNAKIDLSSNTLTLASDSISILGHKSKKGSSTNPEKFKKKPVTVFSINYTTNSDGTVKTQGKLKLSKYYDPNNKIIVNVDHQGDLRDLSKHGTQTVIQPVDIANTGGLAVDNLVYICDGKCKWQPVECSDGKFVFAGLVDKKKKDKGDDGTSGSSGSSAAPSARVSPEVSDDEEGDKGEDIQASTVSHLHSEDSAHGKQSHGKDHTEDPKDPTEDAIEALARLLDDPAPPPQPADEQPQPDPDEHVQPVVAQPIAAGAGQQQQQQQQQQQQQQQQQQQQQQQQQRYVYTSSPSSDDQEQSSKPEPILQPILPKISDAHLKSGVHATVAAISSIVESKAANNNSGSDIVSSGSNINKQSWNIWADGFFSNVNQQDHEHIQGYKTDISGISIGADKHLKNNAIIGAAISYAKFDTKHTDSRIEKINSNVYLLSLYGQYSFQSTTFIRGMVNVAKFSDDSKNNSLTLWQGHSYHGSLTVGHYFYPLKNNKKLTLVPTVGVRHSYFNTSGNESVDNSSNKTIGDRSHKALEGIIGISVEQLVANNNLNVLSTVYGYVHHNLYDCQDSAKQLPNSNSTFNPDVMTAREQCLHKTFYQLGVKLAIKRNIMDIGIACDVYLAEKYISHTGIIYAKASF; this is translated from the coding sequence ATGAAAAACTCAAGAAAGATATCACTAATTTTTTTTACAACTTTATTTACTATTAGTAATATTACAATTACGCAAACAGCTGATAATGATCCATCAGCTTCATCAAGTAGCAGCGGAGTTTTTACTGGTAGTGGGGCATCGCAGAGCAATAACGCAACTGAAAGTAGTAATGATAATCAGGGAGACACAGGTAGCGGTGCAACAAATAATCCAAGTAACCCAATTGAAGGAGCTAGTGGCACTAGTCCTGCAACTGGTGCCAGCAATGCAACTGGTGATAGCGACGCGACTGGAAACAAAGAAGCAGATGGGGATGATAGTGTAACTGATTCTGGAGCATCGCAGAGCAATAATGCAACTAAAGGCAGTAACGATGATCAGGGAGACACAAGTGGAGGCACAGCAAGTAATCCAAGTAATCCAAGTAATCCAATTGAAGGAGCTAGTGGCACTAGTCCTGCAACTGGTGCCAGCGATGCAACTGGTGTCACTGAAACGACTGGAGGGAGTGCAACTGGTGGTGAAGTAACTGATGGCAAAAAACCTAAAAAATCCCCTTTTAAAAAACTAAAAGAATTTGGTAGTACTTTATCATTAAGTGGGAACACTAAGCCAGAAGAACCAAGTGAAGGTGCAACTGGAGAAAAAGGATCTAGTACATCAACTTTTAAAAGAATAAGAAAACAACTTGCTAGTAGTACCTTGTCATTAAGTAGTACTACTCATGAAGAGTCTAAACCTCCTATTGTATTAAGTGATCCTACTAATAAGTCGGTAGAGATTAATCCAAATAAAGGATCTGGAGTACAGAAAGTCATAGTTAAGCAGCCTGAAGTAGCATTTGAAAAAATGGAAGGTAAAAATGACAGTATTGAGATAAATGTTGAAACAGATACTAAAGTAACTGTAAAAGGCGATGATGGCTCTAAGATTAAACTGGTAAATTTAAACCTCAGTAACTCTGAGCTCATAATAAATAATACAACATATTCAAACAGTGATCTTAAACCTACTTCACCTATTACATCAAGTGTCTCAATGCCTAATCTTTCTGATACAGATGTAAGCAGTAGCAGCTCTCCTCCAACAAGAAGAAGCTCATCAATAATTCAGCCTACAGGGCCGCAGCCATTTGATCTTTCCTTTTTTAGCTCTACAACTCATGGCGGAAAAACTGAAGCCACAGATAGATCAATATTTACTGGTTTTGGATCGTTTGTTACGCGATCACCTACAACATTATCTAGTGATTTAAAGATTTGCGGAAATATTGATGTTGATAAACCATTGCAATTAGTTACTGTCACTCCAGTAATGCTAAAAACACTTACTGTTGAACGATCCAAACTTATACCTAAGAAGTCAGGAGTTTTAAAGCTGAAATCAAATCTTATGGCTAATATAGAAGGCGAAGGTGCTACTATTATTACTAGTGGTAGTAGTTTTAGCATTTCTTTTAATAAATTTGGTACACAGAATAACCCTATTCCTGTGCAAGTAGATGGTGTATTAGAATTACAAGCCGAGCTGCCCCCTAGTGATTCAAATGAAGTGAATATGCATGCTAGCATAACGTCTAAAAAACAATCAGTATCAGAAGTACATTTTTTACATTCTCCTAATAGTAATCTAACAAGGTATAATGTTCATGGCTGTATTGGAACACCTGATTCTATAGTGGAAAAAGTAGTGCTTAATGGTCCAACAATGCTAAATGTTACTGGAAATGTATATGTAGACAAAATGAAGCTAAAGTCTTCAAATAGAGTTTCTCATGGTGATAGTGAGCCACATGGAGGTATAGTATTGAATGGTGAAATGTATAGCAGATTAGTAGAGCCATCTATACCTAACTATGGAAAAATAACTATACATGGTAACCCTAGTACTAAGTATGATTCAAATAATTATAAAAGTATATTTTATGGAAATATTGGAACTGATAAAAATAAGGTATCTAGAATCGAATTTGCAGAACATTTAAATAATCCAAACGGAATACGTCCTCATACTGAATTGTTTGTAAGTTATGATAAAAGTACGAATAAATCTACTATTTTTTGTAGTGATATTATTTTTAGTCATCCAGAAGATACGGTTAATATCCTTGGCAATACAGATATCAAAGGTAACATAGGAACAAAAGGTAATAGTGGTGGAAGAATTATAGTACGTAATAATGGTACACTAACTCACAGTGGTGGTGATATTGGAAATAATAAAACTAGTGGTTCTAATTTACTTCAAGCAATTCATCTTTGTGAAGGTGCATCTTTTATTTCTAAGCATGATAGTAATATTATACCTCATACCTGTAATATAAAAGAAATAACTTTAGACAAAAACAGTAATATTGAACTTAATAGTAATGCTGATTGGAAAACAGATATAATTCCTAAAGGCACTGGGGCAAAACTTACAATGAGTCAAGGAAGCTATAGTGGTAATATTGGAAATCAGGCCAATCCAATGGAAAGTGTTACATTGCTACCAAAGTCTAAAAGACCATCTTTAATAGAAGTAGAGGGATCAGTATATACGCATCAATGTTCGATTAGTGATAAATCATCTGCTAAAGGTGAGGTGAAATTACTTGGAGATTATACTATTACAGCTCAAACTAATGAAGAAAATGGTGGAATCAGTATAGGTAATGCAAAAATTGACCTTAGCAGCAATACACTAACTCTGGCTAGTGATAGTATTAGCATATTGGGACATAAGTCAAAAAAAGGATCTAGTACTAATCCTGAAAAATTTAAGAAGAAGCCTGTTACTGTATTTAGTATAAACTATACTACTAACTCAGATGGGACTGTTAAAACTCAAGGTAAGTTAAAATTGAGTAAATACTACGATCCAAATAACAAAATAATAGTAAATGTCGATCATCAAGGAGATTTAAGGGATTTAAGTAAACATGGAACTCAAACCGTGATACAGCCTGTAGATATTGCTAACACTGGAGGGCTAGCTGTAGATAACTTGGTCTACATATGCGATGGTAAATGCAAGTGGCAGCCAGTAGAGTGCTCTGATGGAAAATTCGTATTTGCTGGATTGGTAGATAAGAAGAAAAAAGACAAAGGAGATGATGGCACTTCAGGTAGCAGTGGTAGTAGTGCAGCCCCATCTGCTAGAGTTAGTCCAGAAGTAAGTGATGATGAAGAAGGTGATAAGGGTGAAGATATACAAGCGTCTACTGTTTCTCATTTACATAGTGAGGATAGTGCTCATGGCAAACAGTCGCATGGTAAAGATCATACTGAAGATCCTAAAGATCCTACTGAAGATGCTATTGAAGCACTTGCTCGACTACTTGATGATCCTGCACCGCCTCCACAACCTGCTGATGAACAACCACAGCCTGACCCTGATGAGCATGTGCAACCGGTTGTTGCGCAACCAATTGCTGCTGGTGCTGGGCAACAACAGCAACAGCAACAACAGCAACAACAGCAACAACAGCAACAACAGCAACAACAGCAACAACAGCAACAACGGTATGTATATACTTCATCACCTTCTAGTGATGACCAAGAGCAAAGTAGTAAGCCAGAACCTATTCTACAACCAATATTGCCAAAAATTTCTGATGCACACTTAAAAAGTGGAGTACATGCTACAGTTGCAGCTATATCTTCTATAGTTGAATCTAAGGCAGCAAACAACAACTCTGGATCAGATATAGTATCATCTGGATCTAATATCAATAAACAATCATGGAATATTTGGGCTGATGGCTTTTTCTCAAATGTTAATCAACAAGACCATGAGCATATTCAAGGATATAAAACAGATATTAGCGGTATTTCTATTGGAGCAGATAAGCATTTGAAAAATAATGCTATTATCGGTGCAGCTATTTCATATGCCAAGTTTGATACTAAACATACAGATAGCAGAATAGAAAAAATAAATAGTAACGTTTACTTATTATCTTTATATGGTCAATATTCGTTTCAAAGTACTACATTTATTCGAGGAATGGTAAATGTTGCTAAGTTCAGTGATGATAGTAAAAATAATTCTCTAACATTATGGCAAGGGCATAGTTATCATGGTAGCCTCACCGTAGGGCATTATTTTTATCCATTAAAAAATAATAAGAAGCTAACTTTAGTACCAACTGTTGGTGTTAGACATTCGTACTTTAATACTTCTGGCAATGAATCAGTAGATAATTCATCTAATAAAACTATAGGTGACAGAAGTCATAAAGCATTAGAAGGAATAATTGGTATCTCTGTAGAGCAGTTAGTTGCAAATAATAATCTCAATGTACTTTCTACAGTCTATGGATATGTCCATCATAACCTATATGATTGTCAAGATAGTGCAAAGCAGCTACCAAACAGTAACTCTACCTTCAATCCAGATGTTATGACTGCTCGTGAACAGTGTTTACATAAAACATTCTATCAATTAGGTGTTAAATTAGCTATTAAGCGTAATATAATGGATATAGGTATTGCTTGTGACGTTTATTTGGCTGAAAAATATATTAGCCATACTGGAATAATATATGCAAAGGCTAGCTTTTAG
- a CDS encoding IS982 family transposase, which produces MKKCIITVYYLIDNFCKIYQDWERKRLIPSSNQRNRDGKLSLAELLTITIYFYLSPCKDFKNYYLYYLRYKYKEYFCLPSYSTIIQLLPRMLLPLAVLMHYLKGEETGIYYIDSTKLAICHNKRISSNRVFNRFSKIGKSSYGWFLGFKLHLIINNKGEIMSVKITKGNKSDLSVASVISKGLSGKLFGDKAYISKELFHQLFSNGLRLFTNLRKDMKTYLLDIDDKLLLNKRSLIESVFNVLKKHMHLEHTRHRSHINFFVHIIASLASYSISKLNPYLISSSFSSNHLS; this is translated from the coding sequence ATGAAAAAATGTATTATAACAGTATACTATTTAATAGATAATTTTTGCAAGATATATCAAGACTGGGAAAGAAAGAGATTAATACCAAGTAGTAATCAAAGGAACAGAGATGGAAAGTTGTCCTTAGCTGAGTTATTAACAATAACGATATATTTTTATTTATCTCCATGCAAGGATTTTAAAAATTATTATCTATATTACTTGCGTTATAAGTATAAAGAATACTTTTGTTTACCAAGCTATAGTACGATAATACAACTATTACCTAGAATGTTGCTACCATTAGCCGTATTAATGCATTATCTGAAAGGAGAAGAGACTGGTATATATTACATCGATTCTACAAAGTTAGCAATTTGTCATAACAAACGTATTTCCAGCAATAGAGTTTTTAACAGATTTTCTAAAATTGGTAAGAGTAGCTATGGCTGGTTCTTAGGTTTTAAGCTGCATCTCATAATTAATAATAAAGGTGAAATAATGTCAGTTAAAATTACTAAAGGCAATAAAAGCGATCTATCTGTAGCTTCAGTTATTTCTAAAGGCTTATCTGGTAAATTGTTTGGTGATAAAGCTTACATATCTAAAGAGTTATTTCATCAACTCTTCTCCAATGGTCTACGTTTATTTACTAATCTTCGTAAAGATATGAAAACATATTTATTGGACATAGATGATAAGCTTTTATTAAATAAACGTTCCTTAATTGAGTCTGTCTTTAATGTACTAAAAAAACACATGCATTTAGAGCATACTCGACATCGCTCTCATATTAACTTCTTTGTTCATATAATTGCTTCTCTTGCTAGTTATTCCATCTCCAAACTTAATCCCTATCTTATCTCTTCTTCTTTCTCTTCTAATCACTTATCCTAA
- the lepB gene encoding signal peptidase I: MSEVRSFLKEFSVLMMIVVLVRVTVFDLNYIPTPSMATNLLPGDYIIATKYSYGYSKYSIPFNLPIFEGKIFASKPERGDVIVFQPPHDPLSEKYIKRLIGLPGDTIKIIDGQQVFINDIPLNREYIGKYVNEKGVEYDQYFETLPNNVKYLTQFIAKKHREIRHISVFHVPENHYFFLGDNRDNSADSRFDIGYVHLNNLVSKARFIWFSAAKEIWSESNNILHAVLNVIPWIKSIRYNRLLKKI; the protein is encoded by the coding sequence ATGTCAGAAGTTAGATCCTTTCTTAAAGAATTTAGTGTATTAATGATGATAGTAGTTTTAGTCAGAGTAACAGTTTTTGATTTAAACTATATTCCTACTCCTTCTATGGCTACTAATTTATTACCTGGTGATTATATTATTGCAACTAAATATAGTTATGGATACAGTAAATATTCCATACCATTTAATTTACCAATTTTTGAAGGTAAGATTTTTGCTTCTAAACCTGAACGTGGTGATGTAATAGTGTTTCAACCACCTCACGATCCATTATCTGAGAAATATATTAAAAGGTTAATTGGATTGCCTGGTGACACTATTAAAATTATAGATGGGCAGCAAGTTTTTATTAATGATATTCCACTTAATAGAGAATATATTGGTAAATATGTAAATGAAAAAGGAGTAGAATATGACCAGTACTTTGAAACATTACCTAATAATGTTAAATATTTAACTCAATTTATAGCAAAAAAACATCGCGAAATACGACATATTTCTGTTTTTCATGTACCAGAGAATCATTATTTTTTTCTAGGTGATAATAGAGATAACTCAGCAGATAGTAGATTTGATATAGGTTATGTACATCTTAACAACTTAGTTTCCAAAGCTAGATTTATTTGGTTCTCAGCAGCAAAAGAAATTTGGTCAGAGAGCAATAATATTTTGCATGCAGTATTAAATGTAATACCTTGGATTAAATCAATAAGGTATAATAGGTTATTGAAAAAAATATAA
- a CDS encoding MFS transporter — protein sequence MSVPSFPDIARYFNVTEGIIQLTISYNFLGFFIGGFLNGPLSECYARRKIMLAGNALMLLGAIWCVFAPTINSLLIIHSRNRS from the coding sequence ATGTCAGTGCCTAGTTTTCCTGATATAGCGCGCTACTTTAATGTGACAGAAGGAATAATCCAGCTAACGATTTCTTATAATTTTCTAGGTTTTTTTATAGGAGGATTTCTCAATGGTCCTTTATCAGAGTGTTATGCTAGAAGAAAGATTATGTTAGCTGGTAATGCCCTAATGTTATTGGGAGCGATATGGTGTGTATTTGCACCAACTATCAATAGCTTACTTATAATTCATTCAAGGAATAGGAGCTAG
- a CDS encoding MFS transporter: MQGIGASTSIVLVFAIIADIYEGLQAMRLISFINGSLTSLMAIAPIIGGFVNEFVGWRGNYMIVAFISLISWSLQFFFLQETRKTLELFNANNIIYFFRN; the protein is encoded by the coding sequence ATTCAAGGAATAGGAGCTAGTACTTCTATTGTGCTAGTATTTGCTATAATTGCTGATATATACGAGGGATTGCAAGCAATGAGATTAATATCATTCATAAATGGGAGTCTTACAAGCTTAATGGCTATAGCACCTATTATTGGTGGTTTTGTGAATGAATTTGTAGGGTGGAGAGGGAATTATATGATAGTTGCTTTCATAAGTTTAATTTCTTGGAGCTTGCAATTCTTCTTTTTGCAAGAAACTAGAAAAACTTTAGAACTATTTAATGCAAATAATATAATATACTTCTTTCGAAACTAG